A window from Nitrospira sp. ND1 encodes these proteins:
- the rpmJ gene encoding 50S ribosomal protein L36, protein MKVKSSVKPICAKCKVVRRRGVVRVLCANPRHKQRQG, encoded by the coding sequence ATGAAGGTCAAGTCGTCAGTCAAGCCGATTTGTGCGAAATGTAAAGTGGTCCGCCGGCGTGGTGTCGTTCGGGTGTTATGCGCTAATCCGCGTCACAAGCAGCGACAGGGTTGA
- the rpsK gene encoding 30S ribosomal protein S11, producing MSVKKGKKKERKIVQSGVAHVQASFNNTIVTITDMSGNTVVWASSGNQGFKGSRKSTPFAAQRAGEAAARKAMENGMRQVDVYVNGPGAGRESAIRSLQSAGLRINLIRDVTPIPHNGCRPPKRRRV from the coding sequence ATGAGTGTGAAGAAGGGCAAGAAGAAAGAACGGAAGATTGTTCAGAGCGGAGTCGCTCACGTTCAAGCGTCGTTCAATAACACGATTGTGACTATTACGGATATGAGCGGGAACACCGTGGTGTGGGCCAGCTCAGGGAATCAAGGGTTTAAAGGCTCCCGTAAAAGCACGCCGTTTGCGGCGCAGCGAGCGGGAGAGGCGGCGGCGAGAAAGGCCATGGAGAACGGCATGCGGCAGGTTGATGTGTATGTCAACGGGCCGGGGGCGGGCCGCGAGTCCGCCATTCGTTCATTGCAAAGCGCCGGGTTGCGCATCAATCTGATTCGCGACGTGACGCCAATCCCCCACAACGGATGCCGGCCTCCGAAGCGCCGACGTGTCTAG
- the rpsM gene encoding 30S ribosomal protein S13 encodes MARIAGVDLPKDKRIDIGLTYVYGIGRVAAQAILKKAGVDGSIRVKDVSEDKIVKIREVIERDYRVEGDLRKEVSMNIKRLVDTGTFRGLRHRKGLPVRGQRTKTNARTRKGRRSGVGSKPQKPAGSRA; translated from the coding sequence ATGGCGCGTATTGCAGGCGTGGATTTGCCAAAAGACAAACGGATCGATATCGGTCTGACCTATGTGTACGGGATTGGCCGTGTTGCCGCTCAGGCGATTTTGAAAAAGGCCGGAGTCGACGGATCCATTCGCGTGAAGGATGTCAGTGAAGACAAAATCGTCAAAATTCGAGAAGTCATCGAACGTGACTATCGCGTGGAAGGCGATTTGCGTAAAGAAGTGTCGATGAACATCAAGCGACTGGTGGATACCGGAACATTTCGTGGGCTCCGGCATCGCAAGGGGTTGCCTGTTCGTGGACAGCGGACCAAGACCAATGCGCGTACCCGCAAGGGGCGCCGCTCCGGTGTAGGAAGCAAACCGCAGAAGCCCGCTGGTTCAAGAGCATAA